One window of Thermocoleostomius sinensis A174 genomic DNA carries:
- the prmC gene encoding peptide chain release factor N(5)-glutamine methyltransferase: protein MHRTSQGDLWHWRQTAHQQAIAANIPPVEVDWLLQHLTGLDRLRLRLLSPGDPTVIDLKYSLYELDQRWHQRLNARTPVQYLVGATPWRRFMLKVSPAVLIPRPETESIIDLAIDAVQTHSELGYGHWADLGTGSGAIALGLADAFAEAMIHAVDYSPDALAIARFNAQQSGFSDRIRFYQGHWFEPLTQLQGHLRGMVSNPPYIPSDMVAKLQPEVADHEPALALDGGADGLDCIRYLVAEAPNYLVSGGVWLIEMMVGQAENVVNLLQSQGCYRDVHIYPDLAGVDRFALAYRV, encoded by the coding sequence ATGCACCGCACTTCTCAAGGAGATCTTTGGCACTGGCGACAAACTGCACACCAGCAGGCGATCGCAGCAAACATACCACCCGTGGAAGTTGATTGGCTCTTGCAACACCTAACTGGTCTAGATCGGCTGAGGTTGCGCTTACTGTCTCCAGGTGATCCAACGGTGATTGACTTAAAGTACTCTCTCTACGAGCTAGATCAGCGTTGGCATCAGCGATTAAACGCTCGGACCCCTGTGCAATATTTAGTGGGTGCAACACCGTGGCGACGGTTTATGTTAAAGGTTTCGCCCGCGGTTTTAATTCCTCGACCGGAAACAGAATCGATCATTGATTTGGCGATCGACGCGGTGCAAACCCACTCAGAACTGGGGTACGGACACTGGGCGGATTTGGGAACAGGCAGTGGAGCGATTGCCTTGGGGTTGGCGGATGCATTTGCTGAAGCCATGATTCATGCTGTGGATTACAGCCCAGACGCCCTCGCGATTGCCAGGTTTAATGCTCAGCAGTCAGGATTCAGCGATCGCATTCGGTTCTATCAGGGCCATTGGTTTGAACCGTTGACCCAACTTCAGGGTCACTTGCGCGGGATGGTATCCAATCCGCCTTATATTCCCAGTGATATGGTGGCCAAGCTTCAGCCCGAAGTTGCAGATCATGAGCCTGCCTTAGCCCTAGACGGTGGAGCCGATGGATTAGATTGTATCCGTTACCTTGTTGCTGAAGCCCCAAATTATTTAGTGTCTGGGGGGGTATGGCTCATTGAGATGATGGTGGGGCAGGCAGAGAATGTGGTCAATCTGTTGCAGTCCCAAGGGTGTTATCGCGATGTGCACATCTATCCCGATCTGGCAGGGGTCGATCGATTTGCGTTGGCTTATCGGGTTTAA
- a CDS encoding L-threonylcarbamoyladenylate synthase, producing MPGVSFSELVSAARSGDRLVSFPTDTVPALAVRPDRSALIFEAKQRSHTKPLILMAATADDLWPYVQGSDAEFNLWQQVAATYWPGALTLVLPASDRLPPEMNPTDPTTIGIRVPNHAIARHILAQTRPLATTSVNRSGQPPLETLTDINAEFPEVLTLRSDELAELERTLMLETQPSSRLPSTVAKWTSTGWEILRQGTVRLEG from the coding sequence ATGCCGGGGGTTTCCTTTTCTGAACTGGTTTCGGCGGCTCGATCGGGTGATCGGCTTGTTAGCTTTCCTACAGATACAGTTCCCGCTTTGGCAGTGCGGCCCGATCGATCGGCGTTGATTTTTGAGGCTAAGCAGCGGAGCCACACTAAGCCGTTGATTCTCATGGCGGCGACGGCGGATGATTTATGGCCCTACGTGCAAGGCAGTGATGCAGAGTTCAATCTTTGGCAACAGGTGGCGGCTACTTATTGGCCGGGAGCACTCACCTTGGTATTGCCCGCTAGCGATCGACTGCCGCCTGAGATGAATCCTACTGATCCGACGACTATCGGCATCCGAGTTCCCAACCATGCGATCGCTCGACATATCTTGGCTCAAACTCGACCGTTGGCAACGACAAGCGTGAATCGATCGGGTCAGCCACCCCTAGAAACCCTAACGGATATCAACGCTGAATTTCCAGAGGTACTGACTCTACGATCTGACGAGTTAGCAGAATTGGAGCGCACCCTGATGTTGGAAACCCAGCCAAGTTCTCGCCTACCTTCTACCGTTGCTAAATGGACATCGACAGGATGGGAAATTCTACGACAGGGAACGGTCAGGTTAGAAGGATGA
- a CDS encoding S-layer homology domain-containing protein → MSSFRSWQSGTALFTALTLMAGAAAPLIVVQAPAQAQSTFSDISSDYWAREFIQELANRGVISGFPDGSFRPNDSVTRAQFAAMVRQAFRRSAVRGSTRFVDVPANYWAADAIREAYTMGFLSGYPNNVFRPDENIPRAQVLVSLANGLGYSTAGSVNGTLQAYADASAIPDWARPSVAAATDRQIVVNYPDVRFLNPNRSATRAEVAAFIYQALVSSGNVAAINSPYIVGNQASTPTPPTNMAELPAGTVITVRYDEAERIFISTEEPEPVPVTLTVARNIRGQGDRLLIPAGSQIVGELRTVDGGTGARFYAKELVLTDRTRMPMSATSGTVTTTRRITRGANVGEILAGAALGAGAAAGVAAVTGDRAIATEEVLGGAALGGLAGLFLGRDRITLISINPAVDLDLTLDSPLVMR, encoded by the coding sequence ATGTCTAGTTTCCGTTCCTGGCAGTCTGGCACTGCCTTGTTTACTGCGCTGACGTTAATGGCAGGGGCAGCGGCTCCCTTGATAGTAGTTCAGGCTCCAGCGCAGGCACAAAGCACCTTTTCAGATATCTCTTCAGATTATTGGGCAAGAGAATTCATTCAAGAGTTAGCCAATCGCGGTGTCATTAGCGGATTTCCCGATGGATCGTTTCGTCCTAATGATTCAGTGACGCGGGCCCAGTTTGCAGCCATGGTACGCCAAGCCTTTCGCCGGTCTGCCGTTCGAGGCTCGACACGGTTTGTCGATGTTCCGGCTAATTATTGGGCGGCTGATGCCATTCGAGAAGCTTACACAATGGGCTTTTTATCAGGATATCCTAATAATGTATTCCGTCCCGATGAGAACATCCCTCGGGCACAGGTATTAGTATCGCTAGCCAACGGATTGGGGTATTCGACGGCTGGTTCCGTGAATGGTACTTTGCAAGCCTATGCCGATGCTAGCGCAATTCCCGACTGGGCCCGCCCCAGCGTCGCGGCGGCTACCGATCGCCAAATTGTCGTGAACTATCCAGATGTTCGCTTTTTGAACCCCAATCGATCGGCCACCCGTGCTGAAGTTGCAGCCTTTATCTATCAAGCCTTGGTTAGTTCTGGCAATGTGGCGGCCATTAATTCGCCTTATATTGTTGGCAATCAAGCCTCTACACCGACACCGCCAACCAACATGGCGGAGCTTCCCGCAGGAACTGTAATTACGGTTCGCTATGATGAGGCAGAGAGAATCTTTATTTCAACAGAAGAACCAGAACCTGTACCAGTGACACTAACGGTGGCACGTAACATCCGGGGTCAAGGCGATCGCTTGCTAATTCCTGCTGGTAGCCAAATTGTAGGCGAGTTACGCACCGTAGATGGTGGGACGGGTGCTCGCTTCTATGCCAAAGAGTTGGTGCTCACCGACAGAACTCGAATGCCGATGAGCGCGACATCGGGAACTGTCACCACCACTCGCAGAATTACTCGAGGCGCTAACGTCGGTGAAATTTTGGCAGGGGCGGCTCTTGGAGCAGGGGCGGCCGCTGGCGTAGCCGCAGTAACAGGCGATCGCGCCATTGCCACCGAAGAAGTGCTAGGGGGAGCAGCCCTTGGAGGGTTGGCAGGACTATTTCTGGGACGCGATCGAATCACCCTAATTTCGATTAATCCGGCGGTGGATCTAGATTTGACGCTCGATTCACCACTGGTGATGCGCTAA
- a CDS encoding glycosyltransferase family protein, with product MNPIDILLLSNGPGEITTWVRPVVRAIRQQMGNDRRCVRISLILSPCPNASGREVEIAQSYPEIDRIQAARHFFPFLLWGKTADSWDWRDRGVVVFLGGDQIYPVIIGKRLGYRIVVYGEWETRWHRWVDRFGVMKPELIDRVPQQYAHKLSVVGDLMADVEIGGWEDGGWGAKEDRGDGEENTPVPLHPLSLIPHPSDSLIALLPGSKPAKLAQGVPFGLAILQQIYHRRPNTRFVIPVAPTLDLATLAKFADATQNPIASKFGNVTATIDREGDRVYLKTTDGLRVDLWLKFPAYDLLSRCALCLTTVGANTAELGALAVPMIVLIPTQQLDAMRAWDGIPGLLANLPGVGSGFAKLINWWFLRKPRLLAWPNIWAGEAIVPELIGELQPQLVAALALEWLSHPDELAEIRKRLRQTRGQAGAAQRLAQLVQSQAYR from the coding sequence ATGAATCCCATTGATATTCTCCTGCTTTCCAACGGTCCGGGTGAAATTACCACTTGGGTGCGCCCCGTCGTGAGAGCCATCCGTCAGCAAATGGGAAACGATCGCCGTTGTGTCCGCATCTCCCTCATCCTGTCTCCCTGTCCCAATGCTAGCGGGCGCGAGGTGGAAATTGCCCAATCCTATCCAGAGATCGATCGCATTCAAGCGGCTCGGCATTTTTTCCCATTTCTGTTGTGGGGCAAAACGGCAGATAGCTGGGACTGGCGCGATCGAGGGGTAGTGGTGTTTCTGGGCGGCGATCAAATTTATCCAGTGATCATCGGCAAGCGGCTCGGCTATCGCATTGTGGTTTATGGCGAATGGGAGACCCGTTGGCATCGTTGGGTCGATCGGTTTGGCGTCATGAAACCAGAGTTAATCGATCGCGTTCCCCAGCAGTACGCCCATAAGCTAAGCGTGGTGGGCGATTTGATGGCAGATGTGGAGATTGGGGGTTGGGAAGATGGGGGTTGGGGAGCTAAGGAAGATAGAGGAGATGGGGAAGAAAACACCCCGGTACCCCTTCATCCCTTATCCCTCATCCCTCATCCTTCCGACTCCCTCATCGCTCTCCTCCCTGGTTCCAAACCAGCCAAACTAGCTCAAGGTGTTCCATTTGGGCTGGCGATTCTGCAACAGATTTATCACAGGCGCCCCAATACGCGCTTTGTGATTCCCGTAGCTCCTACCCTGGATTTAGCTACCCTGGCCAAATTTGCCGACGCTACCCAAAATCCGATCGCCTCAAAATTTGGCAATGTCACAGCTACGATCGATCGGGAAGGAGATCGCGTTTATCTAAAAACCACAGACGGATTGCGGGTTGATTTATGGTTAAAGTTTCCTGCGTATGATCTATTGTCCCGTTGTGCTCTGTGCCTGACTACGGTAGGTGCAAACACAGCAGAGTTAGGAGCCTTGGCTGTGCCGATGATTGTCCTGATTCCGACTCAACAACTAGACGCGATGCGGGCTTGGGACGGTATTCCAGGATTGTTGGCTAACTTGCCAGGAGTGGGGAGTGGGTTCGCCAAATTGATTAATTGGTGGTTTTTGCGGAAACCTCGCTTGTTGGCTTGGCCAAACATTTGGGCAGGAGAGGCGATCGTTCCAGAACTGATTGGAGAACTTCAGCCACAACTAGTGGCAGCGCTAGCGCTAGAGTGGTTGTCTCATCCAGACGAACTTGCAGAAATACGGAAACGGCTGCGGCAAACCCGAGGGCAAGCAGGAGCCGCTCAACGGTTGGCTCAATTGGTACAAAGCCAGGCTTACCGGTAA